GAGCATTCTCTACCCATCATGCTTTTGGGGTGAAACAGGAGCAATGAAATGAGGACAAAAATATGCACCCAGTCTTTTCtccagaggaaggaaggaaggaaaaaaaaaacccgtgcATTTTCTTATTGCAGCGCGTGCGGCAGGCTGTCACTGACTACATCCATTGATTTCCAGGAGACGtgcggctgcagctgcagcggccGCACAGCCGCACATCTGTCctgaggaggggaaggagactgctgctgcagtccggcCAGCGGCCCACCGCGCCGCGGACCACCTGCGTCCCACCCGGGATTCACccgcatccccccccccccactccgctTCAGAACCGTATCATCCGCGGATGCGTTCATtccttaaaaataaataaatctacagGCTGTAATCCCCTCGCTACAGTCACGACAGACGCGCCAGTCGGCCTCATGTCGTCGCTTAAAGGCGGACCGCTCCTCCGGGAACGTCTCAGATCCGTGAAAACAGCCACGGATGCGCCGAATTCGGCTTTGACAGCCGCGTGCATCTTTGAGGATTTTCACCATTTGCATCTCATTCACACTTACCCGTGCACGGCAGGCAGGACACCAGCTGGATCCGGAGAAAGGACTGCCCGCAAGTCTCGCGATGCGCCACGGCTGGGAAGCCGCGTGTTCTCGCGAGATCTGGAAAGCTGGTGACTGGATAAAAACCTGCAGTCTTCATCAGATGCCACTAAGAACCGCACATTTAGTtggatctcttttttttcccagaagaGGTTGttaaatattgtaaataatTCCTGATAATTGATTTTAAAGGTCTAAACTTGCACAGCGCTGAAATTGCTTAATTTATATGAAAATGTCTCTCACTATTTTAGAAGTCAAACACATATAAAAGTATAAACTCCATGCATCTCCTATACATCTTAATCCTGCAGGGTTACggggtgctggagccgatcAAAgtttacaccctggacaggtcagtcatcacacacatactcacacacacactcactcactcacatacTCACTCACATTCACTCTGAGGGTAAATTAAGGGTCACCGATTAACTTCAACTGCATGTTTTTTGATCTTGGGAGGAAATCAACCTGCTCCACCGTGTGACCCGAGTGCAAGCTGATCCTTAAAATTCAAAGCATCTGgtttaaataattaataaaacaaagagcCATAAAactttgtcatttgttttgcagtaaagtgtgtgtgtgtgtgtgtgtgtgtgtgtgtgtgtgtgtgtgtgtgtgtgtgtgtgtaggtgtgtgtgtgtgtgtgtgtgtgcactttttttttttaaactgtgacaCATTCTCAGCTTTAGATCTTGGAATGAAATGTGCTGTTGTGGGAActcaacaagaaaaacaatattgaaCGTAACAGTAAGTCTGCACGGAAACAGGCCTGAATAATTAACACAGGAATCATCTCGATGAATAAATAAAGGGGCGTCTGTAACAGGATGCCAGGTGATGCTTCCTGGCACCAGCCTCCGTGAGGATAATGAGGTGACAGGAGGCAACAAAACCTAGAGCCGATCAATATTTTAGCAGGTTTAAGCTTGAGTactgatttaaaaacaacaacatcgaGGTTTAAAGGTGGCGATACAGCCAGAAATTAGGAGGCACTGTCATTTCCCTCCAAGCTTTTTGGGTTTTTCCCATCTCGgtctaaaaaaaaaccaaccaggTGTGATTAGGCAACACGCCCCCAAAACCACAAGTGAATCCAACTTTTGCCCcgcttttccttcctctctgttttgTGTCAGTCAGTGGTCCGGTAATAGACGTGTTTATCAATCCGGCGGTGGAGGCATTGGAATAAAGAGGGGAGCAGATGTTTGCAGCTGCGGACCAGATTACGGGGTGGAGTGGATGGTGGGGGAGAGCGGCGAGGCGGTGTGCGCTGGGAGCTGGGAGCTGGGAGAGGGTTACAGGGGGGTTACGGCGGGCTCGGGCGGCTGCAGCAGAGGTAGGGTGGGGAGTTACGACTTAAAGGAGCCTTCCCCTCTGAAGTGTCTGCCAGCGTGCACCCCAGCAAACACAATCACAAGTCTCGTTGGTTCTGCTAGCTGAACTAATGAGGGCCTGCACGTTGAGGGCAGGGGCTTTGATGTCCCGGGTAGCTGGCtccttgtgttttctctcccgCTCTCCTTCCCTGCCTGTCCCACATCAAAAATGAAAGGGGAGTTGAGAAGCAGATGTTTTGAGGCATGTATTTATACAGAGTACACTTTATTCACCCCCGTCTCCACAGCCCGTTTGTCCTTTGCTTCTGCGTCGCTCCTGTGTGTAGCGCGAGGATCTACCTCGCTATCTTTATATCCAACTAAACACACTAAATCGCCTTACTTTATACATATAATCATCCTGTCAATCAAAGTGGGTAACTTTTATCTCTACTAActtcctctctctgcctgcctctctTTAATTTCGGCCCAGTCTGGATGTCATTACTTGGGGGGGGCAAGTCAATGTGTTGCTAtgcatgtgtctgtgtctgcagcGATGAGGGGGAGAatgggaaagagagagagagagagagagagagagagagagagagagaaagcagtccCAGGCTGTCCACCAACCTCTGTCTCACACATGGGAGAAACAGTGACAGGAAATTCCCTcttgcagcagctccagggtgAAACGATAAAAGAATGAAGAAATGCAAACCAGAGGTCCAGTCCCTTATCATTCCGTACCACTcactgtctcctcttcacccctGCTGCCATTCCTCAGAAGacaatggtttttttttttttaaccaaaggTCCATACAAACCACACTTAACTGGCATCAAACTCAACGTAGCAGGGTatgttttcccagcagaaagagCTTGCAGACAGTTTAGATTAGCTGAGATATCCAGGAATGCTGCGATCGTAAATTAACTCAAGTGATGACATTAGTGTTTTGCTAAATCTTCAGCTTATGTCCGTGCACCAGTGTGCATGTTTTCCATTGTGTTTCATGggtagaatttattttttttttacaaacaattGTGTTCATACAGAAATGCATGGATGTAAatatctgcatgtgtgtgtgtttttatttgtgtagtCTGTCTCCCAGGTAACTGGGATACAGCGTCTCAGCAGCACGTGGTTCTCAAAGCCCCCTCCTCGGCTGTGAACTCTGGACAGATGATCCTCTCAGATGCTCACACAGCAAAGACTGGTATAATCGCCCCCACTCGCCGCTCTCTTGATGCTCCTCTCCAGTAATAAAAGTCATACTTTAAGGAAACAATATCCTGCAGCCATAAAAAGTCCTTCTCTCAGCTTGAAGCAGCCATAAAAGAAGGCTCTCACCTCCCAAATCTGTAGTGCATGGAGTTTACCcccccatttacacagaaacagacattacacactcacacacacacacacccttcagcATCATTTCGAGACTAAAGTAGGTCCATCTCTCACTTTGACATGCCGTACATGTGGGAAGAATCTAAAGACTGCTCGGCTCGATGGAGTGGACGAAGGCAAGCGCATGAGATCAGGAGCTCAGTCAGGATTTCACAGCAAAGCGTCACACATCACATTACAGTTATGCCAAGAGGAAGCATATTTCCGGCATTATATTGGTatgaattcattaaaaaaaaacatggccaCAAGCAACCATTCTCATATGTAAATACAATTGTTacattatataaataaatatgaatgatTAGGTGTTCAGTGTAACAAATAAAAGGACTGAAATTGTTTCCAAAATCGACGCTGTATCAACTTTTCCATCTTGACTTTTATGAGAAAACAAGCTTTGATAAGGTTATAAAAGTCTTGCGTGTGCGTTTTGTCCTGTCACCGGGGCAGAGTTTTCCATCGAGTGCATcagtcttttaaaaaaaacacagtctgCTTAAATTAGTAGAAGCTTTAAATCGAAAGAGTTCGACCTTGACTGCTAAATATTCTCCAGTTTGTGCGATACAGGTGCAAAATATACAAACAGGATGAGTGGATAACATGTTCGTCCTACTGCAACGAGACCTGGCCGTCTAACAGTGCTGGTTCAATCAAAACAACAGGCTCTAATAGAAATATAATATTATTAATAACACATTTACAAATATACATGTGCACATTGAAATACACAGCTACTGTACAGGAAGGTGAGTCACCGTGGAGACACGGGAAGAGAaatgtctctctttctgtgaaATGGAAAAGACGGGGTACAGGTCGTTTTCATGGCTGGGAGGGCAGCGTCTAAACAGACCGTGGCAAGACAAATGACATGAGTCACCTCGTCAATCTCTGACTTGGCATTTCGAGAATAACAGCGGCTACACAGAGAAAATAGATCCCAGATGATCGACTGAGAAAAGGAAAGGGGCGGATAAACAGATTTTGTGGAACAGTTGCacaagaagcaaaaacaaaagctggGACGACAGGAGCGGGGTGAAAGGAAAAGGCTCGCCATCTTGAGTCCCGGATGGGTTAGAGCAGTTCACCGGGATCTACTTGCACACGTTGACCCACTCCGTGAGACGGCACTCCTCGCACAGCACGTAGCAGCACCAGTGAAACCGACAGTTGCAGCGCTCGCTGCGTGTCTGTTTGAGGATGTTGTGGCCGCGGCCGCAGCACAGCGAGCCGCAGCCGTCCGTGCCGTGGCTGGTCTTGTTGCAGATGCGTCCCTGCGTGCCCGGGGAGTCCGTGGAAGGGTCGTGCTCGCAGAAGTCGGGAGACTTCTCAAAGTACACCAGCTCTCTGGACATGCTCCGGCGCCGCCCTCCGCCGAGCCCTCCGGAGTTTCCGCTGGCGCTGTTCTCCATCCGAGGGTTGAAGACGCCGTTGTTCTTGTTCTGAGAGTTGACAAAGATGGCCGAGAGGAACTTCTCTTTCAGCAAGGAGCCAACAAGCCGGAACTCTGGAGACACGTGCCAGCAGGTTTTGAACTGACAGCTCCCTGAGGTGCCGTGGCACTTGCACTTCCTCGTCATGTTGTCAGTCACGATCTGTGCAGAGAAAGATGaatcaagtttaaaaaaaaacctgcaaccATGATCTCCATGACGGTGTGGTTGGGGACTGGATTCACCTGCCGTCCCACCCGGTTGTTGTGCATCCTCATGCGAGCGTGGATATCTCTGGGAGACCCGCGGGAGTCCAGCCAGTCCCTGGAGAAACGGTCCCCAAAGCGGACGTCATGGCTGCACCCGCCCCATTCCCAGGTGTCCTGCATGGAGCTCAGCTCATCCGGCAGAGGCTTGAGCAGGCCGGAGGGGTGGGCGGAGCGCAGGTTGGCGGGCAGGTTACCGTGATGGCCGTTCAGCTCCAGGGGCAACGGGCGCGCGAGGTCCACGCCCACCCCGCCcttctgcagggtctgcagctgcagctgtgtcagCTTCAGCCGGATCTTGTCGTCGTCCTGGCGTCGCTTGCCCTCGCAGCCGCACCCCCGCAGCTTGCCCATGCTGCAGGCCGAGGCCACAGAGTGAGCCACACCCGCTGCCAACAAAGCCAGGGAGAAGGCACTCTCGCGAAAACCTGGCAACAAGAGGAACGCGCTCAAAC
The DNA window shown above is from Salarias fasciatus chromosome 20, fSalaFa1.1, whole genome shotgun sequence and carries:
- the wnt10b gene encoding protein Wnt-10b; the protein is MELSNKLRWDQFLILAAALMSPALTVLCNDILSLKVAGDPVLTPNSVCLRLAGLSKRQMRMCVRNPDVTASALQGIQVAIHECQHQLRDQRWNCSSLEGLDKLPHHSTILKRGFRESAFSLALLAAGVAHSVASACSMGKLRGCGCEGKRRQDDDKIRLKLTQLQLQTLQKGGVGVDLARPLPLELNGHHGNLPANLRSAHPSGLLKPLPDELSSMQDTWEWGGCSHDVRFGDRFSRDWLDSRGSPRDIHARMRMHNNRVGRQIVTDNMTRKCKCHGTSGSCQFKTCWHVSPEFRLVGSLLKEKFLSAIFVNSQNKNNGVFNPRMENSASGNSGGLGGGRRRSMSRELVYFEKSPDFCEHDPSTDSPGTQGRICNKTSHGTDGCGSLCCGRGHNILKQTRSERCNCRFHWCCYVLCEECRLTEWVNVCK